Proteins from a genomic interval of uncultured Desulfuromusa sp.:
- a CDS encoding PAS domain S-box protein, which translates to MSINHSLITDYTQTLDVCLKRIDLCHVSLQFFSKLGFSKIAVCIPDAALDGKLVVRLSYGIPEASNNILKAGKLGKVAAFEAYKRHKQIHVCHFPSQNTYARTDLELHAAIEAAVYLPLISSRSGRLEGLLIAGNDQQTDFPQDLIETAEFMAQTFADHLSRHPVKLEHQQEELEQGSTMISLTALSTAFQKCVDTRDLDELSDATMTQCLQFTGSEFGFVGYIDPDSGFLIAPTLTKEIFPLSMVEGKTLTFEKPGGLGGLALDTNQVVVANDPMNHPASVGTPPGHLPIRRFLGVPCILHDEKIGMIALANKQSDYTEADIECVKSFASLYATSVSNFFAKQKLQRTKDKYLNLYNNAPVCYFTMESDGTISNINNFGRLLFGVDSRQKLDFSAYLSKSDKAGLNRWLASQEQPYVPRELTITVQKHQTPTLFSAIPHYDERNYLKHYHCSLTDITARKQFEAELKQKNDELRINEQILASVSELLSFVDNNYIYQSVNPAYCRYHAKECKNIIGHSVAEVNGEETFRTIIKPKIDRALQGEKVAYEAWFEYAGSGRRYTMVEYSPFSDDQGKPVGVVVLVKDITERKQAEETLTRTEELQRTLLNSTPDIIRFKDGHGRWLLANQSDLELFQLTGVDYQGKTGAELASYSPFYTNSLLMCEATDAKAWESGKISIVEEVITTPEGDNRVYEVIKHPLFYPDGSRKALVVIGRDITGRKKAEQELQANEEKFRTLLDRLEHIPVQGYDEERRIVYWNSSSTAVYGYSSEEALGCKLENLIIPAHMRDDMIQSIQNWLKKEEAIPSGESTLCDKEGNDVPVFSSHVMHISEAGHKEIFCINIDLSMLHEAEEQLRRLAAAVEQTGETIVITDLDANIVYVNPAFTEVTGYTREKALGQNPRILQSGQTDEDLYTEMWQTLLNKQTWKGRFVNKKKNGSLLIEDVNISPILNSAGETVNYIAAKRDITDQLSTEEQYRQSQKLEAVGQLAGGIAHDFNNMLAIIIGQTELALRKAQADDPLSQRLQNIKKAALRSSKLTQQLLGFARKQPSQPRVLNINEVIGETLKMLQRLVGENIDLAWQAETENILIKIDPSHLDQILTNLVINARDAIKNTGIISVSTSYSVMDETFCKYNAGAQPGDYVQLIVRDNGCGMTPEVQKKIFDPFFTTKQTGQGTGLGLAMVFGLVKQNRGYITAESVISEGTTFNLYFPVAHTIKKESSGDDEEEIIPGTETILIVEDEADLLEISTSMLQEAGYTVLFSQDPAKALDIAKEYNGTIHLLLSDMVMPNMTSLELHNALQKSRPGIKTLYMSGYPKETHNQAKQQFVNEQLLMKPFSIHKLTKKVREVLDN; encoded by the coding sequence ATGAGCATCAATCATTCGCTGATAACAGACTATACACAGACATTAGACGTTTGTCTTAAACGCATTGACCTTTGTCATGTTTCCCTGCAATTTTTTTCAAAGCTTGGTTTCTCTAAAATTGCGGTTTGTATTCCCGATGCTGCGCTGGACGGCAAATTGGTCGTTCGCCTGAGTTATGGTATTCCGGAAGCCAGCAACAACATTCTTAAAGCCGGAAAATTAGGTAAGGTTGCTGCTTTTGAAGCATACAAAAGGCACAAACAGATTCATGTCTGTCACTTTCCTTCACAAAACACATATGCCCGTACCGATCTGGAATTACATGCCGCTATTGAAGCTGCTGTCTATCTACCCTTGATCTCAAGTCGTTCCGGCAGGTTAGAGGGATTGTTGATTGCTGGAAACGATCAGCAGACCGATTTTCCACAAGATCTGATTGAAACAGCCGAATTCATGGCACAAACATTCGCCGATCATCTCTCCCGACATCCGGTTAAACTGGAGCATCAACAGGAGGAGTTGGAGCAGGGTTCAACCATGATTTCCCTGACGGCCCTGTCCACGGCTTTTCAAAAATGTGTCGACACACGAGACCTTGATGAGTTATCGGATGCCACAATGACGCAGTGTCTGCAGTTTACGGGAAGTGAATTTGGTTTTGTCGGTTATATCGATCCTGATAGTGGTTTCTTAATCGCCCCCACCCTGACAAAAGAAATCTTCCCCTTAAGCATGGTGGAAGGTAAAACCCTGACTTTCGAAAAACCCGGCGGGTTAGGAGGACTTGCGCTCGATACCAACCAGGTCGTCGTCGCTAACGATCCCATGAATCATCCCGCTAGTGTCGGCACTCCACCCGGCCACTTGCCGATTCGCCGCTTTCTAGGCGTCCCCTGTATACTTCATGATGAAAAAATCGGTATGATCGCTTTGGCAAACAAGCAAAGCGACTATACTGAAGCTGATATCGAGTGTGTAAAATCTTTTGCCAGCCTCTACGCCACCTCTGTATCAAATTTCTTTGCCAAACAAAAACTGCAACGGACAAAAGATAAATACCTTAATCTCTACAACAATGCTCCGGTTTGCTACTTCACTATGGAATCTGACGGCACCATTTCCAACATAAACAATTTTGGGCGGTTGTTATTTGGAGTCGACAGCAGACAAAAACTCGATTTTAGTGCCTATTTATCCAAATCAGACAAAGCCGGTTTGAATCGCTGGCTGGCTTCACAGGAACAGCCATACGTTCCGCGAGAGCTGACCATAACGGTTCAAAAACACCAGACCCCTACGCTCTTCTCAGCCATTCCGCATTATGATGAACGGAACTATCTGAAGCACTACCATTGCAGTCTGACCGACATCACCGCTCGCAAGCAGTTTGAGGCTGAACTCAAACAAAAAAATGATGAGTTGCGGATCAACGAGCAAATTCTTGCCTCGGTTTCAGAATTATTGTCATTCGTTGATAACAATTACATTTACCAATCGGTCAACCCCGCTTATTGTCGCTATCACGCCAAAGAATGTAAAAATATCATTGGCCATTCCGTGGCGGAAGTGAATGGTGAAGAGACCTTCCGCACCATCATAAAACCGAAAATTGATAGAGCCTTACAGGGTGAGAAGGTTGCCTACGAAGCCTGGTTCGAATATGCCGGATCTGGTCGCCGCTATACCATGGTCGAGTATTCCCCCTTTAGTGACGATCAAGGAAAACCGGTGGGCGTTGTCGTTTTGGTCAAAGATATCACCGAGCGGAAACAGGCGGAAGAAACCCTGACAAGAACAGAAGAATTGCAACGCACGTTGCTGAATTCCACGCCAGACATCATCCGCTTTAAAGATGGCCACGGACGCTGGTTGCTGGCAAATCAATCCGACCTGGAACTCTTCCAACTCACCGGAGTCGATTACCAGGGCAAAACCGGTGCTGAGCTGGCGTCATACAGTCCTTTTTATACAAATTCTCTCCTGATGTGTGAAGCTACGGACGCAAAAGCCTGGGAGTCCGGAAAAATCTCTATTGTCGAAGAGGTGATTACCACTCCCGAAGGAGACAATCGGGTTTATGAGGTGATTAAACACCCGCTGTTTTATCCTGATGGCAGCCGTAAAGCGTTGGTCGTTATCGGTCGGGATATTACTGGACGCAAAAAGGCCGAACAGGAATTACAGGCCAATGAAGAAAAATTTCGCACCCTCCTTGACCGGCTCGAGCATATTCCTGTCCAGGGGTATGACGAGGAACGCCGTATTGTTTACTGGAATAGTTCCAGTACAGCCGTCTATGGATATTCAAGCGAAGAAGCCCTGGGTTGCAAACTGGAGAATCTGATTATTCCAGCTCATATGCGTGATGATATGATTCAATCCATTCAGAACTGGCTGAAAAAAGAAGAGGCCATCCCTTCTGGAGAATCGACTCTGTGTGATAAAGAAGGAAATGACGTTCCGGTTTTTTCGTCACACGTCATGCATATTTCGGAAGCAGGACATAAAGAGATATTCTGCATCAATATCGATCTGAGCATGCTACATGAAGCCGAGGAGCAACTTCGGCGACTGGCGGCAGCGGTTGAACAAACCGGTGAAACCATCGTCATTACCGACCTGGATGCCAACATTGTTTACGTCAACCCGGCATTTACGGAAGTCACCGGATATACCCGTGAGAAAGCTTTGGGCCAAAACCCCCGTATTCTGCAAAGCGGGCAGACGGATGAGGACCTCTATACAGAGATGTGGCAGACTCTGCTCAACAAACAAACCTGGAAAGGACGGTTCGTCAATAAAAAGAAGAATGGCAGTTTGCTCATCGAAGATGTGAACATCAGCCCGATCCTGAATTCCGCTGGAGAAACTGTCAATTATATAGCCGCCAAGAGGGATATCACAGACCAACTATCGACCGAGGAACAATACCGACAATCGCAAAAGCTGGAAGCCGTCGGTCAACTGGCTGGTGGTATTGCTCATGACTTTAACAATATGCTGGCAATTATTATCGGTCAGACTGAACTTGCCCTGAGAAAGGCTCAAGCAGATGATCCTTTATCGCAGCGGCTGCAAAACATCAAAAAAGCGGCTCTACGTTCTTCGAAACTGACTCAGCAACTGCTCGGATTTGCCCGCAAACAACCGAGCCAGCCTCGGGTGCTCAATATAAATGAGGTCATCGGAGAAACATTGAAAATGCTTCAGCGACTTGTGGGCGAAAATATTGATTTAGCCTGGCAAGCAGAAACCGAAAATATTCTGATTAAGATCGATCCCAGCCATCTGGATCAGATTTTGACAAATCTGGTGATCAATGCCCGTGATGCGATAAAGAACACGGGGATTATCTCCGTGTCCACCAGCTACAGTGTGATGGATGAAACTTTCTGTAAATACAATGCAGGGGCTCAACCGGGGGATTATGTGCAACTGATTGTCCGTGACAACGGTTGCGGCATGACTCCTGAAGTTCAGAAGAAAATCTTTGATCCGTTTTTTACCACAAAGCAAACGGGACAAGGGACCGGCCTGGGTCTGGCCATGGTTTTCGGTCTGGTCAAACAGAATAGAGGCTATATCACAGCCGAAAGTGTCATCAGCGAAGGAACAACTTTTAATCTCTATTTCCCAGTAGCGCACACCATAAAAAAAGAATCCTCCGGCGATGATGAGGAAGAAATTATTCCTGGAACTGAAACGATACTGATTGTTGAAGATGAAGCTGACTTGCTCGAGATTTCAACATCCATGTTACAGGAGGCAGGTTATACCGTGTTATTCTCTCAAGATCCTGCCAAAGCCTTAGACATAGCAAAAGAATACAACGGAACAATCCATCTTTTACTCAGCGATATGGTCATGCCCAACATGACAAGTCTGGAACTGCATAACGCTTTGCAAAAAAGTCGGCCCGGCATAAAAACTCTTTATATGTCAGGATATCCAAAAGAAACACACAACCAAGCAAAACAGCAATTCGTCAATGAGCAACTGTTGATGAAGCCATTTTCAATTCATAAATTGACTAAAAAAGTTCGTGAAGTCCTGGACAATTAA
- a CDS encoding GFA family protein, with product MVSAPQDINRNHPHHSSRIFLYEKILDIPKGLKMVSNKNCFGPQYASIDDLTFIPKYRAACFCGSVHYEVSADPVDAKICHCRTCQTLHGAPMQWAAIFHKRHVRFTSGLDLLHFYNSEQDRNERILPCKISCSRCGTPIADEGRRMWLAFPALFDFGPHNEVPDSFKPTCHLFYGMRVADVCDDLPKWSGHKNHSTQL from the coding sequence ATGGTAAGTGCACCACAAGACATAAACAGGAACCATCCTCATCATAGTTCCAGAATCTTCCTTTATGAGAAAATCCTGGACATTCCAAAAGGATTGAAAATGGTGTCTAACAAAAATTGCTTCGGGCCCCAATATGCGTCCATTGATGATTTAACATTTATTCCGAAATATAGAGCCGCATGTTTTTGCGGCAGCGTGCACTACGAAGTGAGTGCCGATCCCGTGGACGCTAAAATCTGTCACTGTCGGACATGCCAAACACTGCACGGCGCTCCCATGCAGTGGGCCGCCATCTTCCACAAGCGGCATGTGAGATTCACTTCCGGTCTGGATCTTCTGCACTTTTACAACAGCGAGCAAGATCGCAATGAACGCATCCTGCCCTGCAAGATCAGTTGCAGCCGATGTGGCACTCCGATCGCTGATGAAGGTCGCAGAATGTGGCTGGCCTTTCCCGCCCTGTTTGATTTTGGACCGCATAACGAGGTGCCGGATTCATTCAAACCGACCTGCCACCTTTTCTATGGCATGCGGGTTGCGGATGTGTGCGACGATCTGCCTAAATGGTCTGGGCATAAGAATCATTCCACCCAACTTTGA
- a CDS encoding methyl-accepting chemotaxis protein gives MFKNIKIGTKLGIGFGTLLLLLAGTALLGLVRLADIVDSMNTITQDRFPKTVWSNDLVNAANDSRAAIRNLLLTNNGKESKTLVDRINQNRVTMRDLTEKLDKTIRSEKGQALLKDLVKTRKAYNVVTEKVMALGLDNKNAEGYMLLTGEVRVLQNEYFGAVNELIKYQTQLVEEGAIEATAIYNSARMLMIVFSVSAAIIGIGMAIFITRSITVPVRKGVQLAEEIAKGNFSLRLNSHSRDEIGQLSNALDTMSDGLQKTANLADQIAAGNLDVEVRLASDKDQLGQALVKMTTNLNEVLGEIRNGSEEIASASGQVADSSQSLSQGATEQAASLEEISASLNQTSAQTTLNAENSAQANNLSVETRTAAEQGSAQMQQMVSAMAEINEAGQNISKIIKTIDEIAFQTNLLALNAAVEAARAGQHGKGFAVVAEEVRNLAARSAKAAAETAELIEGSVAKTENGSQIAEHTAEALQEIVIGVGRVSDLVAEIAAASSEQAQGIAEINQGITQIDTVTQQNTANAEESAAASEEMSAQAEQLRQMLLRFTLRQGSQTRSPHFVGKSKTEASDHTVMARDETRLLSGQAQIALDDSDFGKY, from the coding sequence ATGTTTAAAAACATAAAAATCGGAACAAAATTGGGAATCGGTTTCGGAACACTCCTGCTGCTGCTTGCAGGAACTGCGTTGTTGGGGCTTGTACGTCTGGCAGATATCGTTGATTCGATGAATACAATTACCCAAGATCGTTTCCCCAAAACCGTTTGGAGCAACGATCTCGTCAATGCCGCTAATGATAGTCGCGCCGCGATCCGTAATCTGCTGTTGACGAATAACGGGAAAGAAAGCAAGACGCTCGTCGATAGGATCAATCAGAATCGTGTAACGATGCGGGATCTGACAGAAAAACTGGACAAAACGATTAGAAGTGAAAAAGGACAAGCGTTACTAAAAGATTTGGTCAAGACGAGGAAAGCCTACAATGTGGTTACAGAGAAGGTAATGGCGCTGGGTCTGGACAACAAAAATGCCGAAGGATACATGTTGCTGACAGGGGAAGTCCGGGTATTGCAGAACGAGTACTTTGGTGCTGTCAACGAGTTGATCAAGTATCAAACCCAACTGGTCGAAGAAGGAGCGATTGAAGCGACTGCGATCTATAACAGCGCCCGAATGTTGATGATCGTCTTTTCCGTAAGTGCTGCGATTATCGGTATCGGTATGGCGATTTTTATCACCCGTAGTATCACTGTCCCGGTCAGAAAAGGCGTGCAGCTGGCGGAAGAGATTGCCAAGGGTAATTTCAGCCTGCGGTTGAACTCACATAGCCGTGATGAAATCGGTCAATTGAGCAATGCGCTCGATACCATGTCTGACGGTCTTCAGAAGACGGCGAACCTGGCCGATCAAATTGCTGCAGGCAATCTGGATGTTGAAGTCCGGCTGGCTTCTGACAAAGATCAATTGGGCCAAGCGCTGGTCAAAATGACGACCAACCTGAATGAGGTGCTTGGCGAGATTCGAAACGGCAGCGAGGAAATCGCCTCGGCATCAGGTCAGGTCGCGGATTCCAGTCAATCCCTGTCGCAAGGAGCGACGGAACAGGCCGCTTCGCTGGAAGAAATTTCCGCCTCATTGAATCAGACCTCCGCGCAGACAACGTTGAACGCGGAGAATTCCGCCCAGGCCAATAACTTGTCGGTTGAAACTCGAACCGCGGCAGAACAGGGCAGCGCCCAGATGCAACAGATGGTTTCGGCCATGGCCGAGATCAATGAAGCGGGGCAAAACATTTCCAAGATCATCAAGACTATCGACGAAATAGCCTTCCAGACCAACTTGTTGGCTCTAAACGCCGCGGTTGAAGCTGCCAGAGCCGGACAACACGGCAAAGGTTTTGCCGTGGTTGCGGAAGAGGTGCGAAATCTCGCCGCCCGTAGCGCTAAAGCTGCCGCGGAGACCGCTGAGCTGATTGAAGGTTCAGTGGCCAAGACGGAAAACGGCAGTCAGATCGCGGAACACACGGCAGAGGCTCTGCAGGAGATTGTCATTGGCGTGGGGAGGGTTTCAGATCTTGTGGCTGAGATTGCAGCCGCGAGCAGCGAACAGGCGCAGGGGATTGCAGAGATCAACCAGGGCATCACCCAAATTGATACAGTGACCCAGCAGAACACCGCCAATGCCGAGGAAAGTGCAGCGGCCTCGGAGGAGATGTCGGCCCAGGCCGAACAGTTACGCCAGATGTTGTTGCGATTTACTCTGCGCCAGGGATCGCAGACCCGATCCCCTCATTTCGTGGGGAAAAGCAAAACAGAAGCTAGCGATCATACTGTTATGGCGAGGGATGAGACCAGGTTGTTATCCGGACAAGCTCAAATAGCCTTGGATGACTCCGATTTCGGTAAGTATTAA
- a CDS encoding chemotaxis protein CheW: MNQPNAKVAEEGFERFEKNQGELYLTFHLYDEEYALPITEVIEIIGVQSITKIPDMPDCISGIINLRGRVIPVMDVRLRFNLPHQEYNERTCVIVVEINKQTIGLVVDQVNEVIEISPSQIEPPPQCGQESDFIAGIGKVENDVKIILDVQSLTDFGDMRLDTPITN, from the coding sequence ATGAATCAGCCAAACGCAAAAGTTGCAGAAGAAGGGTTTGAACGCTTTGAAAAAAATCAGGGTGAGCTTTATTTGACCTTTCATCTCTATGATGAGGAATATGCACTTCCTATCACCGAAGTCATTGAGATCATTGGGGTTCAAAGTATCACCAAAATTCCCGATATGCCTGATTGCATCTCCGGGATCATCAACCTGCGAGGCCGGGTGATTCCGGTGATGGACGTACGCCTGCGTTTTAACCTTCCCCACCAAGAGTATAACGAACGCACCTGCGTGATCGTAGTGGAGATTAACAAGCAAACCATAGGTCTGGTTGTTGATCAGGTCAACGAAGTGATCGAAATTTCACCGAGCCAGATTGAACCACCGCCACAATGCGGGCAGGAGAGTGATTTTATTGCCGGCATCGGCAAGGTTGAGAATGATGTCAAAATCATTCTCGATGTTCAATCTCTGACCGACTTCGGCGACATGCGCCTAGATACCCCGATAACTAATTGA
- a CDS encoding EAL domain-containing protein gives MKRFYAGVMHPQIAIWLWPILSMGLLLVLAVFYNRAFCGGPLLDMKGYLIPAIYGSTLGLASAAWYRRSMFLFRESQKRGLGYKKLNRRYELILQGTNEGIYEIDCYGKCLFINHAALKILGYQEVEILGKNIHDLIHNHERWGESYMNSPCLFLEVIKKRSEASFYDEIMIRKDGTRLIAEIRAYPVFDKEGDFIVVIFHDATNEKQLQQRIHHMANFDELTGLVSRSSFEKNLQSMIRDAHENNKSHALLYIDIDQFKIVNDIAGHVAGDILLQKFSSHLIKFIRQADVLGRLGGDEFGLILNNLKLEDLYLYITKLQEHVGSFLFEWDEDSFKVGLSIGICLLDKQILNATQALKRADQACCLSKESGRNQYLVFNSDDPDFCTMNKHMGWVAQINKALNENRFFLRRQSIERLSNRKKNLDRFEILLSMRDHTGEVLPPGNFLPAAERYNLMPLIDSMVVQKSFEWMDDNSEKIESLDFLSINLSGDSISDENFRQYLQSELEKRHAIAHKICFEITETVAIQKMHKVVEFLRNMRRLGCRFALDDFGSGMASFAYLKYLPVNFVKIDGSFIRDIKNNPLSREIVESMHRIARVMRISTIAEHAEDEETVAILRQIGIDFVQGYVIDKPSPLSETFHVE, from the coding sequence ATGAAACGATTTTATGCTGGGGTGATGCATCCCCAAATAGCTATTTGGCTATGGCCCATTTTGTCGATGGGGTTGCTTTTGGTCTTGGCGGTTTTTTATAACCGGGCGTTTTGTGGTGGCCCCCTTCTGGATATGAAAGGCTACCTCATTCCTGCTATTTACGGTTCGACACTGGGATTGGCGAGCGCTGCTTGGTATCGTCGTTCCATGTTTCTTTTCAGGGAGAGCCAAAAAAGGGGCTTAGGGTATAAAAAATTAAACCGGCGCTATGAATTAATCCTTCAGGGAACGAATGAGGGAATATATGAGATAGACTGTTATGGGAAATGCCTTTTTATCAATCATGCCGCCTTAAAAATTCTGGGATATCAAGAAGTTGAAATTCTGGGAAAGAATATACATGATTTGATACATAACCATGAACGCTGGGGAGAATCATACATGAACTCACCCTGTCTTTTTCTTGAGGTTATAAAAAAACGTAGTGAAGCAAGCTTTTACGATGAAATTATGATCAGGAAAGATGGAACTCGTTTAATCGCCGAGATAAGAGCCTATCCCGTCTTTGATAAAGAAGGCGATTTTATTGTTGTCATATTTCATGATGCCACGAATGAGAAACAACTGCAGCAACGTATACATCATATGGCAAACTTCGATGAATTAACTGGATTGGTCAGCCGAAGTTCTTTCGAAAAAAATTTGCAGTCAATGATTAGAGATGCTCATGAAAACAATAAATCGCATGCACTTTTGTATATCGACATTGATCAGTTCAAAATTGTAAACGACATTGCAGGTCACGTAGCTGGTGATATTCTACTGCAAAAATTCAGCTCCCACTTGATAAAATTCATTCGTCAAGCTGATGTCCTTGGACGTCTGGGTGGAGATGAATTCGGATTGATTCTGAATAATTTAAAACTGGAAGATCTCTATCTATATATTACCAAGTTACAAGAACATGTCGGATCGTTTCTGTTTGAATGGGATGAAGACAGCTTCAAAGTCGGTCTCAGTATTGGTATCTGTCTTCTTGATAAGCAAATCTTGAATGCAACACAAGCTTTGAAAAGGGCGGACCAGGCCTGCTGCCTTTCAAAAGAATCCGGGCGAAATCAATACCTTGTTTTTAATTCGGATGACCCGGATTTCTGTACCATGAATAAGCATATGGGTTGGGTTGCTCAGATTAATAAAGCCTTGAACGAAAATCGATTTTTTCTTAGACGACAATCGATAGAAAGGTTGTCCAACAGGAAAAAAAATCTGGATCGATTTGAGATCCTATTGTCGATGAGAGACCACACTGGGGAAGTCCTGCCTCCAGGGAATTTTTTACCTGCCGCTGAGCGTTACAATCTGATGCCCTTGATAGATTCAATGGTGGTGCAGAAGTCTTTCGAATGGATGGATGATAATTCAGAAAAAATAGAGTCCCTTGATTTTTTGTCGATAAACTTGTCAGGGGACAGCATTTCGGACGAAAACTTTCGCCAATATCTTCAATCCGAGCTAGAAAAACGCCACGCTATTGCCCATAAGATTTGTTTTGAGATCACAGAAACAGTTGCCATTCAGAAAATGCACAAGGTTGTTGAGTTCTTAAGAAACATGCGAAGACTTGGATGCCGGTTTGCCCTGGATGATTTTGGTAGCGGAATGGCCTCATTTGCCTATTTGAAGTACTTGCCGGTCAATTTTGTGAAAATCGATGGTAGCTTCATTCGGGATATAAAAAATAATCCCCTATCCAGAGAGATTGTCGAGTCCATGCATCGTATTGCCAGAGTGATGAGGATCTCTACGATCGCTGAGCATGCAGAGGATGAGGAAACGGTTGCAATATTAAGACAAATTGGGATCGATTTTGTACAGGGGTACGTTATTGATAAACCCAGTCCTCTCAGTGAAACATTCCATGTTGAATAA
- a CDS encoding PAS domain S-box protein yields the protein MNERLPIVEKHKEELLKRSEERLALATLVGNLGLWDWNIETDEVFYNDIYFSMLGYSSEPFPFTTETWKILVYPEDQEFLFNSIQTALTQKNSSWRIEFRMKHASRGYRWIRCQGQVVEYSEKGLPLRAVGIHQDVTQQKRTEKELLENERKYRSLFDNMSSGVVIHNVVDGGNEFIIEEVNRSFLQVTRKSREEILGRKNREVFPGLNETIYKTYAKVYEKGMAMDVKSFNYKDDLLNLWADVHIFKLFSGEIVSIFNDFTGRKKIEDALENEKKRFENIINLSNDLFFLLDEDGKVIYNNIKVEKITKYTSFELKKMDIKSILFNFQTGKIFSAKGLLNKGCVVTNIVNIIHKNGEMTPLEMQCKRMPDGTIQCFCRDITRRKKFESALLRQQKDLEEKQEQLKEMNTALKVLIRQSRQEKNELKENLTINFLGLIEPYFKQLKKTNLSGRQLGSIKVIEEILEDLTSPFMCSSTAMNLKLSPAEFKIANLIKQGMTSKEIAGELNCSPQTIDKHRSNIRKKIGVKNKGISLRDILLQNIK from the coding sequence ATGAATGAGAGATTGCCCATTGTGGAAAAACATAAAGAAGAACTTCTGAAACGCAGTGAAGAGCGGCTTGCCTTAGCGACTTTAGTGGGTAATTTGGGACTGTGGGATTGGAATATAGAAACGGACGAGGTCTTTTATAACGATATCTATTTCTCTATGCTGGGGTATTCTTCAGAACCATTTCCGTTTACAACCGAAACCTGGAAAATTCTGGTCTATCCTGAAGATCAGGAATTTCTTTTCAATTCAATTCAGACAGCTCTCACACAGAAGAACTCAAGCTGGCGTATCGAATTTCGTATGAAGCATGCATCAAGGGGGTATCGATGGATTCGCTGTCAAGGTCAAGTGGTTGAGTATTCTGAAAAAGGTCTTCCATTGAGGGCGGTGGGAATTCATCAGGATGTTACTCAACAAAAGAGAACCGAAAAGGAGTTACTGGAAAACGAAAGAAAATATCGGTCTCTTTTTGACAATATGAGTAGTGGTGTTGTTATTCATAATGTTGTTGATGGTGGCAATGAGTTTATTATTGAGGAAGTGAATCGTTCTTTTTTGCAGGTGACGAGGAAAAGCCGAGAGGAAATATTAGGTCGAAAAAACAGAGAGGTTTTTCCAGGCTTAAATGAAACGATATATAAAACCTATGCAAAGGTTTATGAAAAAGGCATGGCAATGGATGTAAAATCATTCAACTATAAAGATGATTTATTGAATCTATGGGCTGATGTCCATATATTTAAATTATTTTCAGGTGAAATTGTTTCTATATTTAATGATTTTACCGGAAGAAAAAAAATAGAAGATGCTTTGGAGAATGAAAAAAAAAGGTTTGAAAATATAATTAATCTCTCAAATGATTTATTTTTTCTTTTAGATGAAGATGGAAAAGTTATTTATAACAATATTAAGGTTGAAAAAATAACAAAATATACTTCATTTGAACTTAAAAAAATGGATATAAAATCAATTTTATTTAATTTTCAAACAGGGAAAATTTTTTCTGCGAAGGGTTTGTTAAATAAGGGGTGTGTAGTTACAAATATCGTTAATATAATTCATAAAAATGGGGAAATGACCCCTCTTGAAATGCAATGTAAGAGGATGCCTGATGGAACTATTCAGTGCTTTTGTCGGGACATCACTCGGCGTAAAAAGTTTGAAAGTGCTTTGCTTCGACAGCAAAAGGATCTTGAGGAAAAGCAGGAACAGCTCAAGGAAATGAATACGGCCTTAAAGGTGCTGATAAGGCAGTCCCGCCAAGAGAAAAATGAATTAAAAGAGAATCTTACCATTAATTTTTTAGGTTTGATTGAGCCTTATTTTAAGCAGTTAAAAAAGACGAACCTTTCCGGTCGACAACTCGGCTCTATCAAAGTGATAGAGGAGATATTGGAAGATTTAACCTCTCCATTTATGTGTTCTTCCACTGCCATGAACCTTAAGCTGAGTCCAGCTGAATTTAAAATTGCCAACTTGATAAAACAGGGGATGACTTCAAAAGAGATCGCTGGTGAACTGAATTGTTCTCCGCAGACGATTGATAAACATCGCAGTAATATAAGGAAAAAAATAGGGGTGAAAAACAAGGGTATAAGTCTTAGGGATATTTTGCTACAGAACATAAAATAA